A single window of Bacteroidota bacterium DNA harbors:
- a CDS encoding NTP transferase domain-containing protein: MPKKPNTLHAFVLAGGKSTRMGTDKGLVLHLGKPFVVRIIEAIQSHSDSITIISNTSNYNYLGYPILEDLIKNKGPLAGIYTGLKHSSSQNNLFVSCDIPLLNNAVINYLISHADYSSDASVLIHNNNIEPLCGIYNKKITETLKSLIEEDKLSVISALQHLNVHYIDVSNVDGITPDSLKNINTKTELIEIEKHLMGKVNVTLFGVLAELAGNSNLIFENVNNTNELKNALTSQFPEFAKYNLLLANNNIFIHQNTPLKNGDSVSVMPPFSGG; this comes from the coding sequence ATGCCAAAAAAACCAAATACTCTTCATGCGTTTGTTCTTGCCGGTGGCAAAAGTACACGTATGGGCACCGATAAAGGTTTGGTATTACATTTGGGTAAACCTTTTGTTGTTAGAATTATCGAGGCCATTCAATCGCACTCCGACTCTATTACTATTATAAGTAATACATCGAATTATAATTACCTTGGGTACCCTATTCTTGAAGACCTTATTAAAAATAAAGGCCCTTTAGCGGGTATATATACAGGATTAAAACACTCCTCCTCTCAAAATAATCTTTTTGTTAGTTGTGATATACCTTTATTGAACAATGCGGTAATTAACTACTTAATTTCACACGCCGATTATAGCTCAGATGCAAGCGTATTAATACACAATAATAACATCGAGCCGCTTTGTGGTATCTATAATAAAAAGATTACTGAAACCCTTAAATCACTTATCGAAGAAGATAAATTAAGTGTAATTAGTGCATTACAACACCTAAACGTTCACTACATCGATGTCAGTAATGTTGATGGTATAACACCTGACTCATTAAAAAATATTAATACAAAAACAGAATTAATTGAAATAGAAAAGCATTTAATGGGAAAAGTTAATGTTACTTTATTTGGTGTCTTAGCAGAGTTGGCAGGAAATTCAAATTTAATATTTGAAAATGTTAACAACACTAATGAGTTGAAGAATGCGCTTACATCACAATTTCCTGAATTTGCTAAGTACAATCTTCTACTCGCTAACAACAATATTTTTATCCATCAAAATACACCACTTAAAAACGGCGATTCTGTTTCTGTTATGCCGCCCTTTTCAGGAGGATAA
- a CDS encoding molybdopterin molybdotransferase MoeA, whose translation MISINDAKIKLLEESNSRPKGLIRMNIDNVFGLALGEDLIAKCDSPPFHQSAMDGYAINTEAFGKLDNICLESDVEISAGSDKKIKLKPNTAVRIFTGAKVPLNCNLVIPQEHVNIDSNNKLQFNSSGYSKDDNIRHKGSQFKKGELILEKGSIMNAAKIAIAVTAGHAQLKVIKTPKVRIIVCGNELALPGSKLSAGQIYESNSVMITALLKEYNIEISGSSYSKDSLKQLQNQLKKAFQQSDIVLVSGGISVGKYDLVQLALTNLKTQTVFYKIKQKPGKPLYFGRNKNKFVFGLPGNPAATLTCLYEYVLPFIQSLSSVKPDNILPKKAKLLNDYKKKAGLTHFLKAMVDDNGITILPDQESYKLTSFAMANCLAIIPEDASEVKKGEFIEYHLI comes from the coding sequence ATGATTTCAATTAACGACGCTAAAATCAAACTTTTAGAAGAATCTAATAGCAGACCCAAGGGTTTAATTAGAATGAATATTGATAACGTTTTTGGTCTGGCGTTAGGTGAAGATCTTATTGCCAAATGTGACTCACCCCCATTTCATCAATCGGCCATGGACGGATACGCAATAAATACTGAAGCATTTGGTAAACTAGACAATATATGTTTAGAATCAGATGTTGAAATTAGTGCAGGCAGTGACAAAAAAATTAAGTTAAAACCTAATACCGCTGTGAGAATCTTCACAGGGGCAAAAGTTCCTTTAAATTGTAATCTTGTGATTCCACAGGAGCACGTTAATATTGACTCGAATAATAAATTACAATTTAATTCCTCAGGGTATTCAAAAGATGATAATATTCGGCATAAAGGTTCCCAGTTCAAAAAAGGCGAATTAATTCTTGAAAAAGGAAGCATTATGAACGCTGCAAAAATCGCTATTGCTGTTACTGCCGGGCATGCGCAACTTAAAGTTATAAAAACCCCAAAGGTTCGTATAATTGTTTGCGGAAATGAGCTTGCTTTACCCGGATCGAAATTAAGCGCCGGCCAAATCTATGAAAGTAATTCTGTAATGATAACCGCACTTTTAAAAGAGTATAACATTGAGATAAGCGGATCTTCCTATTCTAAGGATTCATTAAAACAATTACAAAATCAACTAAAAAAAGCCTTTCAACAATCGGATATTGTTTTGGTAAGCGGAGGGATTTCAGTTGGTAAATATGATTTAGTCCAACTTGCACTAACAAATTTGAAAACTCAAACAGTATTTTATAAAATCAAACAGAAGCCCGGCAAACCACTTTACTTTGGACGAAATAAAAACAAATTTGTATTTGGTTTACCCGGTAATCCCGCCGCTACACTTACTTGCTTGTATGAATACGTCTTGCCATTCATACAATCACTCTCATCAGTTAAGCCCGATAATATATTGCCTAAAAAAGCGAAGCTTCTGAATGATTATAAAAAGAAAGCGGGTTTAACCCATTTTTTAAAGGCTATGGTTGATGATAACGGAATTACCATTCTCCCCGATCAGGAATCTTATAAATTAACTTCATTTGCAATGGCAAATTGCTTAGCTATAATACCTGAAGATGCCAGTGAAGTTAAAAAGGGGGAATTCATAGAATATCATTTGATATGA
- a CDS encoding Crp/Fnr family transcriptional regulator: METKNIQSPSCANCITCSQSIFSVFRGDELATLSAKKHYQLYKKGQYIFKEGAEPRGIYCIHDGNVKITKASEEGKEQIVRLAKPGNYIGYRALLCNDIYQASAITLEDTHVCFYPKEVYFELLYSKPEIAAQTINILSRDLRFAENMMLNMAQKNVRGRVAEILLILEEFYGIYEKDGTINATFKREDIGHIVGTTTETSIRIISEFAKEAIIELKGKRIRIVDRQRITELSNRMDNSLKK, from the coding sequence ATGGAAACAAAAAACATTCAATCCCCGAGTTGCGCAAATTGCATCACTTGTTCTCAAAGCATTTTTTCAGTGTTTAGAGGGGATGAACTTGCTACACTAAGCGCTAAGAAGCATTATCAATTATACAAAAAGGGACAATATATTTTTAAGGAGGGTGCTGAACCACGCGGTATATATTGCATTCATGATGGAAATGTAAAAATAACAAAGGCGAGTGAGGAGGGGAAGGAGCAAATAGTTCGTTTAGCTAAGCCGGGTAACTATATTGGCTACCGCGCTTTATTATGTAATGACATTTATCAAGCTTCTGCAATTACACTAGAAGATACACATGTGTGTTTTTATCCTAAGGAAGTTTATTTCGAATTGTTGTATTCAAAACCAGAAATTGCTGCTCAAACAATAAATATTCTCTCACGCGATTTAAGGTTTGCTGAAAACATGATGCTGAATATGGCGCAAAAAAACGTGCGCGGAAGAGTTGCAGAAATTCTCTTAATTCTTGAAGAGTTCTATGGGATTTATGAGAAAGACGGAACCATTAACGCAACATTTAAAAGAGAGGATATTGGGCATATCGTTGGAACAACCACCGAAACCAGTATTAGAATTATTTCTGAATTTGCAAAAGAAGCCATAATTGAATTAAAGGGAAAAAGAATACGTATAGTGGATAGACAAAGAATTACGGAACTGTCGAATCGTATGGATAATAGTTTGAAAAAATGA
- a CDS encoding c-type cytochrome — MKGKSIIKTISIFSLFVATVQLPLAAQNGEATFKQSCGVCHSIGKGKLVGPDLKDVNKRRSEEWILKFVKSSQAFIKSGDADAKAIFDEYGGMIMPDQNLSDDAIKSVIAYVAEQSGGAVSAPVAEAAPSQTETKDTANLADLILKGRLYFEGNTAFKNGGASCISCHNVNYKDMIAGGVLAKDLTNCYARLGGDAGISGLLSSPPFPAMTQAFKNNPLTQDEIKALSAFLQDADNPQAPQTAGMNPLLIGGLIGFMILFGLILLVWNKRKIKSVKGDYHGRQIKTIN, encoded by the coding sequence ATGAAAGGAAAGTCAATAATAAAAACTATAAGCATTTTTAGTTTATTTGTTGCTACCGTACAATTACCGTTAGCGGCGCAAAACGGTGAAGCAACGTTTAAACAATCTTGCGGCGTTTGTCACTCAATAGGTAAGGGCAAACTTGTTGGTCCGGATTTGAAGGATGTGAATAAACGAAGAAGTGAAGAGTGGATTTTGAAATTTGTCAAAAGTTCACAAGCATTTATTAAAAGTGGTGATGCGGATGCAAAAGCAATTTTCGACGAGTATGGAGGAATGATTATGCCAGACCAAAATTTGAGTGATGATGCTATTAAGTCAGTTATTGCATATGTTGCTGAGCAGAGTGGTGGAGCAGTATCAGCGCCGGTTGCTGAGGCTGCACCTAGCCAAACTGAAACTAAGGACACCGCTAACTTGGCTGACCTTATTTTAAAGGGAAGATTGTATTTTGAAGGAAATACCGCCTTCAAAAACGGAGGTGCTTCTTGTATCTCATGCCATAACGTTAATTATAAAGATATGATTGCAGGTGGCGTGCTTGCAAAGGATTTAACGAATTGCTATGCCCGATTAGGCGGTGATGCGGGAATTAGCGGATTGCTTTCTTCGCCACCATTTCCTGCCATGACTCAGGCGTTTAAAAATAATCCATTAACGCAAGATGAGATAAAGGCTTTATCTGCATTTCTTCAAGACGCAGATAATCCTCAAGCACCACAAACTGCAGGGATGAACCCATTATTAATCGGCGGACTGATTGGATTTATGATTTTATTCGGTTTAATACTTCTTGTATGGAATAAAAGAAAAATCAAATCAGTAAAAGGCGATTATCACGGACGTCAAATTAAAACTATTAACTAA
- a CDS encoding LysR family transcriptional regulator — translation MNINGRIWLETSKGTFAGEGRIALLEKIKLHGSINKAAKEMKMSYRQAWEQIESMNKQYNKPLVHKASGGVGGGGSVLTLEGEKVIKLYKEIKLKFNEFLKTQSKTL, via the coding sequence ATGAATATCAACGGAAGAATATGGCTTGAAACCTCTAAAGGCACTTTTGCAGGAGAAGGTAGAATTGCGCTTCTTGAAAAAATTAAACTTCACGGTTCAATTAATAAAGCCGCGAAAGAAATGAAAATGAGTTATAGGCAAGCTTGGGAGCAAATAGAATCGATGAATAAACAATACAATAAGCCGTTAGTTCACAAAGCATCAGGCGGCGTAGGCGGCGGCGGTAGCGTTTTAACGTTGGAAGGAGAAAAAGTAATTAAACTTTATAAAGAGATTAAACTTAAATTTAATGAGTTTTTAAAAACTCAGAGTAAAACATTATAA